Genomic DNA from Paenibacillus sp. MBLB1832:
AGACAGGACTGAACGTCCGTGTCGATAATCCGAAGGAAGTGGGAGCAGATCGGATTGTGAACGCAGTTGCTGCGTTGGATTTGTATGGACCTCCGTGTATCATCGTGGATTTCGGTACGGCCACGACTTACGATTATATCGATGGGTCGGGACAGCTTGTGGGCTGCGCGATTGCGCCAGGGATCGGCATTTCAACGGAAGCCTTATACCAGAAAGCGGCGAAACTGCCGCGGATTGAGTTGGTAAAGCCGAAGAGTGTAGTGGGACGGAATACCGTTGCAGCGATGCAAGCTGGCATTATATTTGGCTATGTTGGTCAGGTCGATGGCATTGTCGAACGGGTCAAACAAGAGTTCAATGTCAATCCAACGGTGATTGCGACGGGCGGATTAGCTGAATTGATTTCGAGCGAGTCCCGTACCATTCAAGTCGTCAATCCATTGTTGACCTTGCAAGGGTTGCAAATGATTTATGAGAAGAATGCCTAGGGTGTTCGCAGGAAGGAATGCAATGCATCATGAGTGATTATTTAATTCGAGGAACAGCATTGGATGGGCGCGTGCGTGCGTTTGCCGTTCAGACGACGCGTCTGACGGAGGAAATGAGTACGCGGCATCAAACAACGCCTACGGCAACAGCCGCATTAGGGCGTACGGCAGCTGCGGGTCTTCTTCTAGGCGCTATGCTCAAAGGGGAAGAGCATCTGATCGTTCAAGTCAAAGGCGATGGCCCGATCGGTCAAATCGTCGTTGATGCGAATGCGAAGGGTGAAGTGCGCGGCTACGTTGACAACCCGCTTGTTGATCCACCTTTGAAAGAGAACGGGAAATTAGACGTTTCCGCTGCGGTGGGGACCGAAGGCTTCCTATACATAACGAAAGACTTAGGGTTAAAAGAACCGTACAAAGGCAGCGTGCCGCTCGTTTCTGGCGAGTTAGCTGAGGATTTCACGTATTATTTTGCCAAGTCGGAACAAACACCGTCAGCTGTAGCACTTGGTGTACTAGTTAACACAGACCACACCATTATTGCTTCGGGGGGCTTCGTTATTCAACTCCTGCCAGGCTTAACCGACCGTGAAATCGATGAAATCGAAGGGATGCTCAGCCAAATTCCGAGTTTCACAAACATGTTAGGCAGCGGATTAAGTCTTGAGCAGATTTTACAAACGATTTTACCTTCCTTCCAAACGTTGCATGAGATGGATGTGAAGTTCCAATGCAAGTGCAGTCGGGAGAAAGTCGAGTCTACCTTAATCTCCTTGGGTAAGCACGAGCTTCAAGAGATCATTGAAGACGAAGGATTTGCGGAAGTTGTTTGTCATTTCTGTAATGAAGCTTACAGATATGATGAGGAAGATTTACAAAGGATGATTAGTCTGTAAGCGTGTGACCGCTGGAGCGTGAAGGCTTATCTTTTGAACACACGTGTGTAAGCAGCATTATAGAAGGTAAAGAGGGAAACAGGATGCACAACGTAAATCGTTTATGGGGAGTTATCATCGTACTGGCGATTGGTATTCTCTTGCTCGCATCCTTGCTGATCAGTCATGCCGTCAATCAATCAGAACCAAGACCATCGCCAGAGCCTGAGCCGAAGCAGCAGGGTGAGGATAAGAATACGCAAGTAGTCGCCAAAATTGGAAATCGGGACATCACGATGGCTGAGCTGCAAACTGTGTTAACTCGGCATTACGGGGCAGAGCAGCTCGGACAAATGTTGGATCGCGAAGTGATTCGCCTAGAGGGAAATGAGACCCAAATAACGGTGAGTAGTGCGGAACTCAATCGTGAGTTGAAGAGGATGCAGCAAGGGTACGAAAGTGAACAGCAATTTTATGATTCTATGCAAAGTCAATTAGGGATGTCACAGCAGGAGATCAAAGAGGATGTATCGAATAAGTTGTTACTTGAGAAATTAGCAACGGCTTCGATTCACATCACGGATCCTCAGGTGGATACCTACATAAGCACCCATGCAGACGAATTTAAACAAGACACCGAATACAACATTCAGCAAATCATTGTATCGACCAAAGATCAGGCGACGAAGGTGATTGCAGCGCTAGCCAAAGGAGAGAACTTTGCTACGTTGGCAAGAGACCGTTCCATTGATGATGCCACCAACAATTCGGGTGGTGATTTGGGTTGGGTGGAAAGCGATGATCCTTTTGTCGAGGCACCGATCTTGGAGACAGCGAAATTACTGAAGATCGGTGAAGTCAGCAAGCCCGTACCCGTATCGCAAGGTTTTGCAGTGGTTAGTTTGAAGAATCGGCGAGAGAAAACGAATCCCGACCAAGCCTTTATTCGTGAAAATGTTCGGAGAGAGTTAGCGCTTCAGCAAGCGCCTCCACTGAAAGACTTTGTTACGCAATTGCGGGGCAAATGGAAGGCAACAGTGACGGATCCAACACTCCGTTAACCCCATGTGAAAATGTGGTTGACAACCAGTGAACGCGTTGATAAGATTAGTATTAATTAATACCGACCTTTTAACTCGGAAATCATTGATTACTTAATCTGGAGGGGAAAATTTATGGCAAGATTAGTTCAGAACATTACGGATTTGATTGGTGATACACCACTGGTGCGTTTGAACCGTGTAGTTCCAGAAGGCAGTGCAGAGGTTTATGTGAAATTGGAGTACCAGAATCCAGGTTCCAGCGTGAAAGACCGTATTGCAATCTCCATGATTGAAGTAGCTGAGAAAGAAGGCAAATTGAAGCCAGGCGACACCATCGTTGAACCGACAAGCGGTAACACAGGTATCGGTATTGCATTGGTTGCAGCGGCTAAAGGATATAAAGCGATTCTTGTTATGCCAGAAACGATGTCCCTAGAAAGACGTAACCTGCTTCGCGCTTACGGTGCACAGCTAGTATTGACGCCTGGGGCTGAAGGTATGAAGGGTGCAATTAAACGCGCGGAAGAGCTTCAAGCAGAGAATCCTTCCTATTTTATTCCGCAACAATTTAAGAACCAAGCCAACGTGAAAGTTCACCGCGAAACAACAGGTCCAGAAATCGTAGAAGCGATCAATGCGTATGACGGTAAATTGGATGCTTTCATCTCGGGTATCGGTACGGGTGGTACGATCACAGGTGCGGGCGGCGTATTGAAAGAAAACTTCCCGAACATCAAAATTTACGCAATCGAGCCTGCGGCTTCCCCGGTTCTTTCTGGCGGTAAACCAGGTCCTCATAAAATTCAAGGTATCGGTGCAGGCTTTGTTCCAGATATTTTGAACACAAACATCTATGACGGCGTTATTACCGTAGAGAACGAAGATGCGTTCGAAACGTCACGTCGTGTTGCCAAAGAAGAAGGGATTCTTGGCGGCATTTCCTCAGGTGCAGCGATTTTTGCAGCATTGAGAGTGGCAAAAGAGCTAGGCGCTGGCAAACGTGTCGTTGCGGTTGTGCCAAGTAACGGTGAGCGTTACCTGTCTACGCCATTGTACCAATTCGAAGAGCAATAAGATTGGTCAACAGGACCAACTTAATTCTTATCCCAAATCAAGCCCTCTGTTGTCTCGCTTCGAGCAGCTGGGGCTTTTTTTCTGTTTAGGGTTGGAGTATACTAATGGACAACGAAAGAACGGATTTTGCCAGTTAGGAGCACACATATGATTTTAACAACGCTGGAGCAGTGGCGACAATGGTCGCAGACCTACACCATGCTGCCATATGTTATCAAATTAGGGCTGGCCGATGATCGCATCGCTTCGTGGGCAGATGCGTGGAAAGACGCGTCCCCGACGTCCTTTGTCCTGGAAAGCGGCAAGGGCGGGCGTTATACGCATTTCGGATTGCATCCTACGTCAGCGATTCACGGTAAGGGATTCGAAGCGACAATCACCTTGCCAAGCACACCTTCTATACAGCTGAAAGGCAAACCGCTGGACGTGGTCAAGCAATGGATGTCTGCGTATCACAGCCCTAAGGTACCAGGAGCGCCTAAATTTGTAGGGGGCTGTGTCGGTTACTGGAGCTATGACGTGATTCGCACCATTGAGAAACTGCCTGAACAATCGCAGGATGATCTGCCGATCCCTGACTATAGCTTCGCCATGTATGATCAAGTGTGGACACTCGATCATACAGAGAAGAGCCTCTACATCGCTGTGCACATGCCTTGGGCCAACACTGGAGCGGACCTCGACGCGCTCTACGCTGAGGCACACGCGCACGCAGAAGCGATGCTCGTTCGCTGGCACGCGCTCCGCGCCGGCAACTGGTCCGGCACGCCGCTAAGCGGCGGCGACCATCCCGCGATGGCGCGCGAGCAGCTGCACATCGACGTCGAAACCATCGCAGGCATCGAACCTGCGTTCGACAAAGCCGCCTACATGGCTGCGGTTGAACGCATCCAGGCCTACATCGGACAAGGTGACGTGTTCCAAGTCAACTTGTCCGTGAGACAGAGCCGGCAGCTGCGCACGACGCCGGAAGAGATCTACGAGGCGCTGCGCATCGTCAATCCCTCGCCCTACATGGGCTTGCTGCGCTTCGACGGCTTCGCCCTCGTCTCTGGCTCGCCCGAGCTGCTCGTGCAGCTCGAAGACGGCGTCCTGCGGACGCGTCCCATCGCGGGCACGCGCCCGCGCGGCAAGGACGAGCAGGATGATCTGCGCCTAGCCGGCGAGCTCATCCACAATGACAAAGAGCGCGCTGAGCACGTCATGCTGGTCGATCTCGAGCGCAACGACCTTGGACGGATCTCCCGATTTGGCTCCGTCCAAGTGAAAGACTTCATGGTCATCGAATACTATTCCCATGTGATGCACATCGTCTCCGAAGTCGTCGGAGAACTTGCCCCAGACAAAGACGCCTATGATGTCATCGCGGCGACCTTCCCGGGCGGAACCATCACGGGCGCGCCGAAGATCCGCTGCATGGAAATTATTGAAGAGTTAGAGCCTGTCCGCCGCGGTCCTTACACAGGATCTATGGGATGGATTGACTATAATGGCAATATGGAATTTAATATTATTATACGTACGCTTGTGGCCATTGATGGCAAGGGTCATATTCAAGCGGGAGCGGGGATCGTCATCGATTCCATTCCAGAGCGTGAATACATAGAATCCTTGAACAAGGCCAAAGCAATGTGGAAAGCAATTGAATATAGCGAGCGGAGCATGAGCCGAGCTTAGGGCCGAGTGGCCGAGACGAAAGGGGAGCTTAGAATGATTTTAGTGAT
This window encodes:
- a CDS encoding anthranilate synthase component I family protein gives rise to the protein MILTTLEQWRQWSQTYTMLPYVIKLGLADDRIASWADAWKDASPTSFVLESGKGGRYTHFGLHPTSAIHGKGFEATITLPSTPSIQLKGKPLDVVKQWMSAYHSPKVPGAPKFVGGCVGYWSYDVIRTIEKLPEQSQDDLPIPDYSFAMYDQVWTLDHTEKSLYIAVHMPWANTGADLDALYAEAHAHAEAMLVRWHALRAGNWSGTPLSGGDHPAMAREQLHIDVETIAGIEPAFDKAAYMAAVERIQAYIGQGDVFQVNLSVRQSRQLRTTPEEIYEALRIVNPSPYMGLLRFDGFALVSGSPELLVQLEDGVLRTRPIAGTRPRGKDEQDDLRLAGELIHNDKERAEHVMLVDLERNDLGRISRFGSVQVKDFMVIEYYSHVMHIVSEVVGELAPDKDAYDVIAATFPGGTITGAPKIRCMEIIEELEPVRRGPYTGSMGWIDYNGNMEFNIIIRTLVAIDGKGHIQAGAGIVIDSIPEREYIESLNKAKAMWKAIEYSERSMSRA
- the cysK gene encoding cysteine synthase A, giving the protein MARLVQNITDLIGDTPLVRLNRVVPEGSAEVYVKLEYQNPGSSVKDRIAISMIEVAEKEGKLKPGDTIVEPTSGNTGIGIALVAAAKGYKAILVMPETMSLERRNLLRAYGAQLVLTPGAEGMKGAIKRAEELQAENPSYFIPQQFKNQANVKVHRETTGPEIVEAINAYDGKLDAFISGIGTGGTITGAGGVLKENFPNIKIYAIEPAASPVLSGGKPGPHKIQGIGAGFVPDILNTNIYDGVITVENEDAFETSRRVAKEEGILGGISSGAAIFAALRVAKELGAGKRVVAVVPSNGERYLSTPLYQFEEQ
- the hslO gene encoding Hsp33 family molecular chaperone HslO, with translation MSDYLIRGTALDGRVRAFAVQTTRLTEEMSTRHQTTPTATAALGRTAAAGLLLGAMLKGEEHLIVQVKGDGPIGQIVVDANAKGEVRGYVDNPLVDPPLKENGKLDVSAAVGTEGFLYITKDLGLKEPYKGSVPLVSGELAEDFTYYFAKSEQTPSAVALGVLVNTDHTIIASGGFVIQLLPGLTDREIDEIEGMLSQIPSFTNMLGSGLSLEQILQTILPSFQTLHEMDVKFQCKCSREKVESTLISLGKHELQEIIEDEGFAEVVCHFCNEAYRYDEEDLQRMISL
- a CDS encoding type III pantothenate kinase — encoded protein: MILVIDVGNTNIVLGLYKERTLLHHWRVSTNRSATVDEYGMQLHSLFQHSGISFSQVEGVIISSVVPPLMNAMENLCLHYLKRAPFIVGPGIKTGLNVRVDNPKEVGADRIVNAVAALDLYGPPCIIVDFGTATTYDYIDGSGQLVGCAIAPGIGISTEALYQKAAKLPRIELVKPKSVVGRNTVAAMQAGIIFGYVGQVDGIVERVKQEFNVNPTVIATGGLAELISSESRTIQVVNPLLTLQGLQMIYEKNA
- a CDS encoding peptidyl-prolyl cis-trans isomerase, coding for MHNVNRLWGVIIVLAIGILLLASLLISHAVNQSEPRPSPEPEPKQQGEDKNTQVVAKIGNRDITMAELQTVLTRHYGAEQLGQMLDREVIRLEGNETQITVSSAELNRELKRMQQGYESEQQFYDSMQSQLGMSQQEIKEDVSNKLLLEKLATASIHITDPQVDTYISTHADEFKQDTEYNIQQIIVSTKDQATKVIAALAKGENFATLARDRSIDDATNNSGGDLGWVESDDPFVEAPILETAKLLKIGEVSKPVPVSQGFAVVSLKNRREKTNPDQAFIRENVRRELALQQAPPLKDFVTQLRGKWKATVTDPTLR